A segment of the Mercurialis annua linkage group LG4, ddMerAnnu1.2, whole genome shotgun sequence genome:
tagtatttaaaattaaaatatttattaaaacaatctaAACTCGATTAAACACTACTAAATCACCGCCGATTTTTTTTCAGAGtctacttttaaatttaaataaaaaaataaatatttttgtatcGGAATGGACCTAGTGGGTCTGTTCTTCTCCGGTGAGAGGAAAAGACCCAccgtgggtctgttcttccCAAAACAGACCCACTGGGTCTGTTCTTCCCAAAACAGACCCACTGGGTCCGTTCTTCGAAAAAGATGAACGGGCCCGTTCGTCTTCTCCgatgcaaaaaaaaataaattttttttaattaaatagactCGGGAAAAAAAATTGGTGGTGATTTAGtagtatttaattttaattttagttgatctaatttttgatttgtttaattagatttcaaagtgtttaattagatatcgaagtgtttaattaagtttcaaagtgtttaattgagtttcgtttttttaataaatattttaattattattttattattgatattaaatgaagaaaagggtgaaaatggttaaaaaaattcataaatataaaattgataagtattttaaaccagtgttttaaaaaccggaccgaccggtcggaccggttgaaccgcaaACCGGCCAGTTGTACGGTTTGAAACTGCgaaaaaccggatcttttgaTTGGACTGGgttggaccggttgaaccggattgaactggtaaaaaaccggatgttgaaccggatcggaccggattgaaccggtaaaaaaccggcaaattagaatttttttttaaatttttaaatttatcaaaccggttgaaccggtcattaAACCGGTTCAATAGGTggaaccggaaaccggtggccaccggttcggtttttaaaacactgttttaaacattaagaatgtttttgaagttttttCATACACACCACGTCATCACTTGACAGAGAAACTAACAGTGTCAAATTTTTTGTGCGATGTTAACCGTATTGGATAACGTTAGGGGCCAAAGCGAGCAGCTACCTTGGACTTTAgggtcttatttattttttcggtCTGACCTCAGAAGTTAAAGTGAGCGTTTTGTCTTTACTTTAAGGTTTGGCTttaggatcaagtaagccctcaacgttcaTAAAGGTTCAACTATAcccctaacgtttaaaaaaaatgaacaaccaGACGCCTAACGTCTCATTTATGCGTCAAAATTGGAGGCCTGGTTGTTCacattttaagacgttagggacATATTTAACCCTCTCCGGACGTTGAGGGTTTACTTGATCATGAAGTGAAATCTTAAGAGCATAAGtgactcttttttttttttcattttgaaacaTACTTGTACTTATTTTACTAGTAAATATTCTacatatttttacttttattaattgTAATATAAGAAGAAATGCATGAAAGAAAAAAACCGTACCtatatcctagcgccggtcgcgatcctcgaatttgggtcgtgaccaAATTCCCAACATGGGCTCCTTCTGAAGAAGACCCTTCATCTAAGCGGCGTCTATTCCGAGACCAGAGCTCATTAGCAATAGGAATTGCACTCGAAGAGGGAATCCCCTTAAGAGAATCCTACACTACGGTCACATCGAGATCTACAATCTCCGCCGCCTCGAGGCGATCCACTGGAGCTGGGGGGGACTGCCGCAGCCTCGGTCTTGACGGATTTGCCGTCAGCAACCGCATCAGTAGCCTCATCCGCTATGACATACCATAGCCCGCCAGCAGAACGGCCCCAACAGGAAGCAAAGCAACTTCGGCTTCGCCTACTAGAGCATCTACACCAGCTTCGGCATCACCCGTCGGTCAAACTACATTAACTTCAATTCCGCCCATTGGAACATCATTAGAGGAGGATGACATCCTATAAAAAgacagaaataaaaaaatcagaaataaTACCTTCAGGAATTACCTCTTCAATAAATTGATACTCTAAATCGGCGAGTCTTTTTAAAGGATCTTCCAAAAGTATCCAACGACGCCTAATATGACCGTTCACCAGAATAGGAAAATGGAGTTCTTGAAAAATGACATGCAAGAGAGTTCGAAAACCAAAATAAACTCGGATAAAAGCAAGGAAATCAAGTCTGGTGCTAAATCTAAATACTTTGAAACAATATACAAAATGACAACTACTAAAACAatgttaattaataattaagtgATAGTGATAGCTTATCAAGAATTCATAGCATTACCGAAGCCTTCACAGTGGTCTCCTTCATCTGGTCAGTTGTTGTCTAATAATAAATCTGCGATTTTATCACCATCAGGTACCATTACAATTCATTATGAAGCTGCTACCTCTTCATTGTATCATTGTGGTTTTATTGGTGCGGTGGCTCTGAACAGCAATGGTGTTATTATTTCTCGTTTTAATGCTCAGTATCGTCACATTTGGGATCCGGTTATATTAGAATTTCTTGCGCTGCAGGAAAGTCTGAACTGGGCTCAATCATGTGGATGGAATCGGGTTTGTTTGTTGGGGGACGCTCTTCAAGTTTCACAAGCTGTAAATTCGGATATCATTACGGATTACAGATCTCGAGGAATTTGTCAAGATATTCGACGTCTCAAGGATGTATTTCTTTCTTGCtcgattggttttgttcgtaGAGAGTTTAATATGTTAGCTCATAATTTAGCTActtcttttaaacgttttatactTTCTTCATATCCTGTTGTAAACTGATAATTTATTCTATATACTACAGCTGctgtttgataaaaaaaaaagatcaaaagtAATTTTACATGATTCATAGATCAATAAGCTCGACACATATAATATTATATGGTTTGATAAGATTAGTCTAATAtgagataataaaattttaacttaagTGCGGCATATGTTTTGGGACaaattttagtaatattttaaaattgaatcatTTCAAAAGTGTCAAAGCCTCTTATTCCATAGATAATAAAGGGAAAAGGATTGTTATACTCCTAAAATTTGACTTCTGAATCAAGTAAACCTTCAATATTCAGAAAAATTCACATATActcctaacgtcttaaaaataAACAACTAGACTCCAACATCTCATTTATGAGTGAAAAATGGGGTCTGATTGTTCACCGAGGAGAAGGATTCTCTCTTCTGTGAACTTTTAAGACATTAGAGgtatatttgaatctttttgaACGTTGATGGTTTACTGATCCTGGAGTCAAACCTTAGGGTATAAATGATCTTTTTTCCGATCATAAATAATTAGACCACAATAAAAGAacattctctttttctctctaaaattttattctttttctctTTGAAAAACTTCTTTTCAtctttatcttttgaaaaatagaaaaaagtaatTGTCCAATTTTGATTGAAAATCACATCCTTTCCACCTTTAAATACTAAATGATTTCAATTAAATATTTCCGTTATGTAGTTCTTCGATATGAATTTAATTCAAATTGTTTTCTTGAATGTATTTTTTAcagttttatgtttattttatggTTTGTTTTCTTAGATTTTTGAAGAAGTTTTAGTgattgttcggattttaaagttaaatttcTTGTAGATCTAAAATTATAAAGCGTTATCTATCTAACTTTTAAGAATTCTATTGACAAAATTGATcagaaatattaaattttaacaaatttagcGGTTTGAAGGTTTATATTAAAAGTATTCCATAATTAAAACCCTCGCATACAACAGGACTTTGTTCATCGTTGTTTCCCAAGATGACAACCTTAGCAAGACCTACTATTTGAATCTTCtcattttcaattaattttttatttattttctttgttgttgttttttttaatctttgatAAATTAAAGTTGTAAAGATTATATTGTCAAATTTTATCGTATGACTTTTTTTGATtgtgatttaaaatttaatggaTTCTTACTCTGTAAAAGAAAGACTAATATGAAATTAATGAGATAGATTTTTGAGGACATGACGGATTTCATATCACAAACTTTAtgataaattcaaaatattattgatttaagTATTTCTTCTTACTTTGGTCCCCCAGTTTCGGATGAATTGATTGAAATATGAATATTGTAATAGAAAGTTACACCATGATGGGGTTTTGGGTTTTATAGTGATATTCTGTATTGTACTATGTTGCGTACTTGTGTCGTGTCACTATAGTGTGATAtgataacatatataaacatatttgagTGTGCAATCCACACAGCAATCCTTGCAGGACAAGGCATcatgtttaaaataatataatttgtgGACGAACTTATTaatgtaaaataatattattaatataattttcttaaaaaaaatctctttatttcttttatccatttatacaaaattatatttaaatacacattcttttacatttaaaaataattgaaaaataaatcataaacttttatgtattttatatcgGCGTAATGCTTCAaaaaaccatgaccttttagtcccttttcaatcctaccctgacgttgaaaactagttaattttattctatattgcatttttgtgtttcaattgtaccctgaaatataaaattgacgttttttttatgtttgaaataaaaaattaaagaacgTTCTCCAtttctagcatatattaattgtatgtgttgaaaatttatttaaattttgttaaattaattaagagttttaattagttttaatttgattatggtttttagttagtttttaaaaataaaagacctatttgtacttttttgaatgaaaataaatttaattttatcttcatacttagttaattaaatgatgtcatcattttaaataaaaaatatgataaattaaaaaatttggatacaattgaaacgagaaaatgctaaatagagtaaaattaaccagttttcaacgttttAGAATTGAAAATGAGCTAAAAGGTCGGGAGTTTTTGAAGTATTAGGCCTTTTATATTTCGGCTGAATAATGTTAAAAAGTGaactttttttgtctttttataaatttattcagaACTTTCAAAATTCGCAAATCTACCTCGATTTGACAATTTAGTTGtagatcaatttaattttttttttatcaatttaatagcATTTATCTTTCATCTtagtataatatatattttctttatttgttttttcggttcattttaacttcaaatttattaattttttgctaTAACTatcaaaattagaaaatttaaaactaaattttaatgttaattacatatatatatttggaaTTAGGTATCAAAATCCGCAAATTCTGATATATAAATATTGCTAACTATATAAGGAGTTAGgtatagaaattaaatttataaaaactgGGACagtaaaattaattagaaaagaataaaataaaattctaatgaagttattaaattgttttagatttccAAATCTTCGGATAAATCTTTAAAAGTCGAAAATATTTGCCTGTTTTTGCAATACAAAAACATAAAACGTTTTAGTTTTTCCAATACAAAATACAAACTatcaactttttataatttgaaaaaccaaataattttttgataaaaaatatggATACTTTTTTTGATACAGGGTTCATGAGTTTTTTGAACAGATCTCAACTATAATACGACATCTTTAAACCTTacacattcagactaattctCATTTGAGCCGTGCAGGTCCGTTGCGGGAGACAAACTTTGGCCCCAAGTgttaaacggctgcatatatAAATACAGTTCGAACCCGCGATCTCATTTAAGTTAAAAGAGTGCtttaccaactcatctacgccttAGGGTTTACTGATGTGGATACTGAAACAGTGAACGTCACaacaatttatattatatttttttatcaaaaattgataGCTCTTCTGTATTGCAAACTTAACAATTCgtgtttaaaattattaaaattgcaTAACACACTAAAATTAATAGCTTcttttataattaatcatttacatttgtatatttttaattaatacgTAACCGGTATTTATTCCAATCTTTTCTATATATGTTATTCATTTCAATCTTTGCGGCATCTTTCTATCTTATAAAAAGCTTGCTGCATCTTTTATTATATACCATTATTTGGCTTGTGCAACACATACACATCAAATTTATGCTATTATTCTCAGTTTGATATGAATGAAAAGGGAattgtttaatattttagatttaCTAAAAAGTaagcaaaacaaataaaattgtttcatttattatttttatcctttttatttccgttaaattttttttcataaaaatccatcaaaaataaaatcataaaagttATGGTGTAGCTATATTAGAAAATAggcctaataccttaaaaaaaaaCTCCAACCTTATAACCCCTTTTCGATCCTAGCCGGACGTTGAaagtttgtcaattttatcctatttcgcaTCTTATCCTTTTAATTGTAgcttgaaatattaaattgacgtctttttcatttggaaaaaattaaaaaacgttctccatgtataacatatattaactgtataagtttaaaatttatttatatttagttaaattaattaagaatttaaattagtttaaatttgattatagtttttagttggtttttaaaaataaaggatttatttgtacttttttgaatggaaatgaatttaattttatctttaaacatggttaattatcatttaagtaaaaaaattgataaaaattaaaaggttggGAAACGAAAACATGCGAAATGAGGTAAAACTAACAAGTTTTCAACGTAGAATAGGATCGAAAAGGGGCTATAAGGTCGGGATTTTTAAACTCATATAATCGATATCCCCAAAG
Coding sequences within it:
- the LOC130015413 gene encoding uncharacterized protein LOC130015413, coding for MHERKKPYLYPSAGRDPRIWVVTKFPTWAPSEEDPSSKRRLFRDQSSLAIGIALEEGIPLRESYTTVTSRSTISAASRRSTGAGGDCRSLGLDGFAVSNRIMIVIAYQEFIALPKPSQWSPSSGQLLSNNKSAILSPSVSSHLGSGYIRISCAAGKSELGSIMWMESGLFVGGRSSSFTSCKFGYHYGLQISRNLSRYSTSQGCISFLLDWFCS